A genomic region of Brevibacillus sp. JNUCC-41 contains the following coding sequences:
- a CDS encoding DEAD/DEAH box helicase has translation MKINISFNSEWNDELLQKVENDGPWGNWELYKLAVQMEENLIIPDFEGLQAPKHLPQLTPLPHQLEAAKQVVEKMNGKAILADEVGLGKTIEAGLILKEYMIRGLVKKVLILVPASLVTQWAFELNTKFHIPAVVQRKSYVWDSCDVVISSIDTAKRAPHRDIIFTQEYDFIIIDEAHKLKNNKTKNYEFVQNLKKKFCLLLTATPIQNKVEEIFHLVSLLKPGHLGNASLFSEKYKGKGRNIIEDEHLKELVNTVMIRNRRADTGIEWTKRHVETITIEFSPTEQALYDAVSKFKPISDGSKGSAFSALTLQREACSSREAVFYTLKNMKEKYDQPSPDFLAKLDDLFSKVNETVQNSKAEKALELIKKIDDKVIIFTEYRATQLYLQWYLQQNGISSVPFRGGFKRGKKDWMRELFQKNIQVLIATEAGGEGINLQFCHHLINFDLPWNPMRLEQRIGRIHRLGQEEDVMIYNFATKNTVEEHILKLLYEKINLFEKVIGELDDILTKLDINNIEEYLIDVVGESKTEGEMKIKMDNFSSLIQFAQSMKEGDVHAATGNS, from the coding sequence CCATGGGGAAATTGGGAGCTTTATAAGCTGGCGGTTCAAATGGAGGAAAATCTTATTATCCCTGATTTTGAAGGTTTACAGGCGCCCAAACACCTTCCGCAGTTAACCCCGCTTCCCCATCAATTGGAAGCAGCAAAGCAAGTGGTGGAAAAGATGAATGGAAAGGCCATTTTAGCTGATGAGGTGGGGCTCGGAAAAACAATTGAAGCAGGCTTGATCCTAAAAGAGTATATGATTAGGGGCCTTGTAAAAAAAGTATTGATCCTTGTTCCAGCATCCCTTGTCACACAATGGGCGTTTGAATTGAATACCAAGTTTCATATACCGGCAGTCGTTCAGAGAAAAAGTTATGTTTGGGACTCCTGTGATGTGGTCATTTCATCCATCGATACAGCGAAACGCGCTCCGCATCGAGATATCATTTTCACTCAGGAATATGACTTCATCATTATTGATGAAGCTCATAAACTTAAAAATAATAAGACGAAGAACTATGAATTCGTCCAAAATCTGAAAAAGAAATTTTGTTTACTCCTTACAGCCACTCCGATTCAAAATAAAGTCGAGGAGATTTTTCACCTCGTTTCGTTATTGAAACCGGGCCACTTGGGAAATGCTTCGCTCTTTTCGGAAAAGTATAAAGGGAAAGGCCGCAACATCATTGAAGATGAACACCTAAAGGAACTGGTCAATACTGTCATGATTCGAAACCGGCGGGCCGATACTGGCATTGAATGGACAAAACGGCATGTGGAAACCATCACCATTGAATTTTCTCCAACGGAACAGGCATTGTATGATGCTGTTTCCAAATTCAAGCCTATTTCGGATGGATCAAAAGGAAGCGCATTTTCAGCTCTCACTCTCCAAAGGGAAGCATGCAGCAGCAGAGAGGCGGTCTTTTATACTTTAAAGAATATGAAAGAAAAGTATGATCAGCCTTCCCCTGACTTTTTGGCAAAGCTTGATGATTTATTTTCTAAAGTGAATGAAACAGTCCAGAACTCCAAGGCTGAAAAAGCTTTGGAACTGATCAAGAAAATTGATGACAAAGTGATTATCTTTACCGAATACCGGGCGACTCAGCTATATCTCCAATGGTACCTACAGCAGAATGGAATTTCTTCGGTTCCTTTTCGAGGCGGTTTTAAGCGAGGAAAGAAAGACTGGATGAGAGAATTATTCCAAAAGAATATACAGGTATTAATTGCAACAGAAGCTGGAGGGGAAGGGATAAACCTTCAGTTTTGCCATCACTTGATTAATTTTGACCTGCCATGGAACCCCATGAGGCTCGAACAGAGAATTGGACGGATTCACCGCCTTGGACAGGAAGAAGATGTGATGATTTATAACTTCGCCACGAAAAATACAGTAGAAGAACATATTCTGAAGTTATTATACGAAAAAATAAATTTATTTGAAAAAGTAATTGGAGAATTGGATGATATTCTAACCAAACTGGATATTAACAACATTGAAGAATATTTAATCGATGTGGTCGGCGAGTCCAAAACAGAGGGCGAAATGAAGATCAAGATGGATAATTTTTCATCATTAATCCAATTCGCTCAATCCATGAAGGAAGGTGATGTTCATGCAGCAACGGGAAATTCATGA
- a CDS encoding YqhG family protein, with product MQQREIHDFLKTYFKANDCEILDNAPTHLTVQLTIEMDKELMNRPFYWHYLEKTGGVPNPAQMTFITDPEQAPSDLKGEMIHFGSPRLHQIIQSTKKLAGYTRLFEDTPPPKGGGNNPLFPWLTLNVKISYQCDRKKDTFMSIGLNLISGEIMEGFHHRVLPVKVTPKIPDYSFTLSPLIMPKSGLARLDTYIRTSFEDDDHSWAEEAMLRWQNDLNLLEHFYKDMDEKSESYYTEKEALKAQYEPNIRISIINGGLFYLSDRALG from the coding sequence ATGCAGCAACGGGAAATTCATGATTTTTTAAAAACTTACTTTAAGGCCAACGATTGTGAAATACTGGATAATGCGCCGACCCACCTTACAGTCCAATTGACGATTGAAATGGATAAAGAATTAATGAACAGACCCTTTTATTGGCATTATCTAGAAAAAACAGGTGGCGTTCCGAACCCAGCACAGATGACTTTCATTACCGATCCAGAACAGGCTCCATCCGATTTAAAGGGAGAAATGATTCATTTTGGCTCCCCACGCCTACATCAGATTATTCAATCAACCAAAAAGCTGGCAGGTTATACTAGACTTTTTGAGGATACTCCTCCACCAAAGGGCGGCGGAAATAATCCTTTGTTTCCTTGGCTGACCCTGAATGTGAAAATATCCTATCAATGCGACCGTAAAAAAGATACTTTCATGTCGATCGGATTGAATTTAATCTCGGGTGAAATCATGGAAGGGTTTCACCATCGGGTTTTACCTGTAAAGGTCACCCCAAAAATACCGGATTACTCCTTTACGCTTTCACCTTTAATCATGCCCAAGAGTGGATTGGCAAGACTGGATACATACATCAGGACCAGTTTCGAGGATGATGACCATTCCTGGGCGGAGGAAGCAATGCTGCGCTGGCAGAATGATTTGAATTTATTGGAGCATTTTTACAAGGATATGGACGAAAAAAGTGAGAGTTATTATACCGAGAAAGAAGCACTAAAAGCCCAATATGAACCCAACATCAGAATATCCATCATAAACGGAGGATTATTTTACCTTTCAGATAGGGCATTGGGATAA
- a CDS encoding YqzE family protein → MSTNAYIKYLTQQLVEYFNLTKKERKEKRRHRKEDKNHGMSHWFGIVPFALSMFVRKNIKK, encoded by the coding sequence ATGTCTACAAACGCTTATATTAAATATCTGACGCAGCAGCTTGTCGAGTATTTTAATCTGACGAAAAAAGAACGAAAAGAAAAGCGCCGTCATAGAAAAGAGGATAAAAATCATGGTATGTCCCATTGGTTTGGCATTGTCCCTTTTGCTTTGTCGATGTTCGTAAGGAAAAATATCAAAAAATGA
- the comGG gene encoding competence type IV pilus minor pilin ComGG — protein MNNQKGVVFPMVMIVASVFIMFTILMIDQFIIDKKFYKEVEESLVADHLVHLAIKDVTADWGEEIPKIIQGEISYPNGVVRYSLMKQEGPYVYIEFSSTTKNDREGRVIIQYDKEAGQVKEWLEKQAV, from the coding sequence ATGAATAATCAAAAAGGAGTCGTTTTTCCGATGGTCATGATTGTAGCGAGTGTTTTCATCATGTTCACGATACTAATGATAGACCAGTTTATCATTGATAAAAAGTTTTATAAAGAAGTGGAAGAATCGCTTGTGGCCGACCACCTTGTCCATCTAGCCATCAAGGATGTGACGGCAGATTGGGGCGAAGAGATTCCAAAAATCATCCAGGGGGAAATTTCATATCCCAATGGTGTGGTGCGGTATTCCTTGATGAAACAAGAAGGTCCTTACGTATATATCGAGTTTTCTTCCACGACCAAAAATGATCGCGAAGGGAGGGTCATCATTCAATACGATAAAGAAGCTGGGCAAGTGAAGGAATGGTTGGAAAAACAGGCTGTGTAA
- the comGF gene encoding competence type IV pilus minor pilin ComGF, which translates to MKMNRIIWNPFVMLRKNDGFTMIEMLFSLMILMTTSLFVLQLFSIIHTQMGFVDKLHPKEWEVFTMQMKQEVRSSKVQDVMGNKLYLLSGEQLSSYEQYEDKVRRRVNGMGHEVILQNISEFQVEKDGGAIVINITDKAGTTFSRRFHPFIRNVAKVDE; encoded by the coding sequence ATGAAGATGAATCGGATAATCTGGAATCCATTTGTGATGCTGCGAAAAAATGATGGCTTTACGATGATCGAAATGCTTTTTTCTTTAATGATTTTAATGACGACGTCCCTTTTTGTTCTACAGCTTTTTTCTATCATTCACACCCAAATGGGGTTCGTTGATAAATTGCATCCTAAAGAGTGGGAGGTCTTTACCATGCAAATGAAGCAGGAGGTCCGGAGTTCCAAAGTTCAGGATGTAATGGGAAATAAATTATATTTGCTTTCAGGTGAGCAATTATCATCGTATGAACAATATGAAGATAAGGTCCGAAGACGAGTGAATGGAATGGGGCATGAGGTCATCTTGCAGAACATTTCTGAATTCCAGGTTGAGAAGGATGGCGGTGCCATTGTAATAAATATAACTGATAAAGCAGGGACTACTTTTAGTCGTAGATTTCACCCATTCATTAGGAATGTTGCGAAAGTCGATGAATAA
- the comGD gene encoding competence type IV pilus minor pilin ComGD produces MKIRHSNGGYTLSETLIVLAIFVLLISIGPNLYPSFTKGMENRLFLSQFHEDLFYAQQYAISHESLIYLHIDNTQKVYTVSSYKEGVVLERSIPKDIQFLSGTLGFSFHFNQYGNASKAGTIMIDTSKGKYKLVLNIGKGRFRIEKL; encoded by the coding sequence GTGAAAATACGGCATTCCAATGGGGGGTATACACTATCTGAAACCCTCATTGTCCTCGCTATTTTTGTACTCCTGATTTCCATTGGTCCTAATCTATATCCTAGCTTCACAAAAGGAATGGAAAATAGGCTATTCCTTTCTCAATTCCATGAAGATCTTTTCTATGCACAACAGTATGCCATCAGTCATGAGAGCTTGATTTACCTCCATATTGATAATACCCAAAAGGTTTATACCGTTTCGTCATATAAGGAAGGGGTCGTCCTAGAGAGAAGCATACCGAAGGATATACAGTTTTTAAGTGGCACTTTGGGGTTCAGCTTTCATTTTAATCAGTATGGAAATGCTTCAAAAGCCGGAACGATTATGATTGACACCTCAAAGGGAAAGTACAAGCTGGTCCTCAATATCGGTAAAGGGAGGTTCAGGATTGAGAAATTGTAA
- the comGC gene encoding competence type IV pilus major pilin ComGC yields the protein MMNEHGFTLIEMLIVLLVISILLIITIPNITKNQSTIQSKGCEAFVKMAQAQVQAYEIDNAKLPGSIGELESQGYLKQTSCPNGDDISLDSKGKVTVVE from the coding sequence ATGATGAATGAACATGGTTTTACACTAATTGAAATGCTTATTGTTTTACTGGTAATATCCATCCTTTTGATTATAACGATCCCCAATATCACGAAGAACCAATCAACGATCCAGTCTAAAGGATGTGAAGCATTCGTGAAGATGGCCCAAGCACAGGTACAGGCTTATGAGATCGACAATGCTAAACTGCCCGGAAGTATCGGTGAATTGGAAAGTCAAGGCTATCTCAAACAGACATCCTGTCCTAATGGGGATGATATTAGTTTGGATAGTAAAGGAAAGGTAACGGTCGTTGAGTAG
- the comGB gene encoding competence type IV pilus assembly protein ComGB, producing the protein MKPKSKWKVKEQAVFISKLGELLNHGYPLADALHFLEFQESKKKAEDFTQAKADLRNGYPLYMVLTHLGFHPQLVSYIFYGEQYGDLERALKEGGRYWKKRTEDMDKVKKLMVYPVFLVFFVSIVFYILQSVLLPKFQTIYFTMDVDQHALLKLMTASTFILPALPFFLLGLLLFLYVLKRFWFNGLCPLRQRRILMGIPIFGTFIKLYETYFFASQFSGLLSGGLSINDSIKLFSINQQQPFYQKLCNIIKDDLIEGRSLEMIFRELPYFDGNLPVVAANGQKYGRLDAELLHYSRFLLEKIEERMNAILKIIQPLMFSLIGLLIVSIYLAVLLPMFSLLEGI; encoded by the coding sequence ATGAAACCAAAAAGTAAATGGAAGGTAAAAGAACAGGCAGTCTTTATTTCGAAGCTAGGTGAATTATTGAATCATGGTTATCCTTTGGCGGATGCTTTACATTTTCTTGAGTTTCAGGAATCAAAGAAGAAAGCGGAAGACTTCACTCAGGCTAAAGCCGATTTAAGGAATGGTTACCCGTTGTACATGGTGCTGACCCATCTTGGTTTTCATCCGCAGCTTGTAAGTTATATATTTTATGGAGAACAATATGGCGACCTGGAGCGGGCGTTGAAAGAAGGAGGGCGATATTGGAAGAAAAGAACCGAGGATATGGATAAAGTAAAAAAGTTAATGGTGTATCCCGTATTCTTAGTCTTTTTTGTAAGCATCGTTTTTTATATTCTTCAGAGTGTTCTCCTTCCCAAATTCCAGACAATCTATTTCACGATGGATGTCGATCAGCACGCACTCTTAAAATTAATGACAGCCTCCACATTCATTCTTCCAGCACTCCCCTTCTTTTTACTCGGATTGCTCCTGTTCTTGTATGTACTCAAACGATTTTGGTTTAACGGATTGTGCCCATTAAGGCAGCGAAGGATTTTGATGGGAATTCCGATATTCGGGACCTTCATCAAATTATACGAAACTTATTTTTTTGCTAGCCAATTCAGTGGCTTACTTTCCGGAGGGCTATCGATAAACGATAGCATCAAATTATTCTCGATAAATCAACAGCAGCCTTTTTATCAAAAACTATGCAATATCATTAAGGATGATTTGATCGAGGGCAGATCACTTGAAATGATTTTCCGTGAGCTCCCATATTTTGATGGGAATTTACCTGTGGTCGCTGCAAATGGTCAAAAATACGGCAGACTTGATGCGGAGCTGCTTCATTACAGTCGTTTTTTACTGGAGAAAATTGAAGAGAGAATGAATGCAATCTTGAAAATCATTCAGCCTCTTATGTTTTCACTTATAGGTCTTTTGATTGTATCCATTTATTTGGCAGTTTTGCTGCCGATGTTCTCACTGCTCGAAGGTATATAG
- the comGA gene encoding competence type IV pilus ATPase ComGA, which translates to MISIEKTAEKILTRAVQESASDIHIFFRREGPLIQFRIDNKLVPKETLSFFEAERLIAHLKFLASMDIGEKRRPQSGAITIHLANQVVGLRLSTLPTAHLESLVIRLIPQQNILPLEQLSLFPSTVQKLIALLKHSHGMLIFTGPTGSGKTTTLYSLLHHANEMINRNIITLEDPIENVSEKVLQVQINEKAGITYSVGLKAVLRHDPDVIMVGEVRDAETAKIAVRAALTGHLVLTTMHTRDAQGAISRLLEFGVSLLEVEQSLIGVTAQRLVELRCPPCKGDCALPCKMTARNKRASVYELLYGKSLAEVLGIMGDEKGKATVSYRQLKDEIGKAVAMGYVDSEEYERLVYDETKK; encoded by the coding sequence TTGATATCGATTGAAAAGACCGCAGAAAAAATATTGACCCGTGCTGTCCAGGAATCGGCATCGGATATCCACATTTTTTTTCGAAGGGAGGGACCTCTCATCCAATTCAGGATAGACAATAAGCTTGTTCCAAAGGAAACCTTATCATTCTTTGAAGCAGAGAGGCTGATCGCTCATTTGAAGTTCCTTGCCTCGATGGATATAGGGGAGAAAAGGAGGCCCCAAAGTGGTGCCATCACCATCCATTTGGCCAACCAGGTGGTCGGACTCCGCCTTTCCACTTTACCCACTGCCCATCTCGAAAGTTTGGTCATCCGCTTAATCCCCCAACAGAATATCCTTCCTCTAGAACAGTTATCCTTATTTCCAAGCACCGTTCAAAAATTGATTGCGCTCCTGAAGCATTCCCATGGCATGCTCATATTTACCGGCCCGACCGGCAGTGGAAAAACCACGACACTATATTCCCTGCTTCACCATGCCAATGAGATGATCAATCGAAATATTATTACACTTGAAGATCCCATTGAAAATGTATCCGAAAAAGTATTGCAGGTCCAAATCAATGAAAAGGCGGGCATTACGTATTCTGTCGGTCTAAAAGCTGTTCTGAGGCATGACCCAGACGTGATCATGGTTGGGGAAGTCAGGGATGCAGAAACCGCCAAGATCGCAGTGCGTGCCGCATTGACCGGTCATTTGGTACTTACAACCATGCATACAAGGGACGCCCAGGGCGCCATCTCCAGGTTACTGGAATTTGGTGTCAGCTTGCTTGAGGTTGAGCAGAGTTTGATTGGCGTGACAGCACAGCGGCTGGTTGAATTGCGATGTCCTCCATGTAAAGGGGACTGTGCTTTACCTTGCAAAATGACTGCCAGGAATAAAAGGGCAAGTGTATATGAATTGCTATATGGTAAAAGCCTAGCTGAGGTTCTCGGGATAATGGGAGATGAAAAAGGAAAGGCAACGGTCAGCTACCGCCAATTGAAGGATGAAATCGGAAAAGCGGTTGCGATGGGCTATGTGGATTCCGAGGAATATGAACGGCTGGTATATGATGAAACCAAAAAGTAA